TGTGataataaatcattttcatttattaagttttcagtttttccgtCTCACATGCAGGAGCCCGATTAGAGGACCGGCTGTACGAGCATCTGGAATGGAGCGCTCCACCTCGACCACGGGCAAACGAGTTACTGGGGGACCAGATGACCCAGGCCGGGCTGGAGATCGGATCTAACACGCCCTATGGTGAGTGTGCATCTGTTTGCACCATTAGTCTTCCTTCCTTTAGCAGActttcagcattcagtcttgTTTAGTTGAAGCCTATCAGCATCCTACAACAGGACTTGGCTGCTTTCGGCCACCCAACCTGGCAACGCTTCTCCAAATCTACCGTCGGTCAACAGACCCCCTCAGGTGATCTCACTGAccagatttaggtctgggctaGGCTTTTCCAACACCTAAATGTACTTCTGCTGAAGTCCTGCTTCTGGTGGATCTGGACGTATGCTTAGACTCACTGTGATGCTGAAAAGTCTTCATCTTTCCAGCAGAAGTGGCTGAACAAAAACGTTGTTTGTAAAGGTTCATAATTTCATCCACCAAGTCCAGTTCCATCTGAAGAAACGTAACTCCAGAGCACGATGCTGCCGCCCCAGTGTCACATTGTGGTATGGTGTTATTTTTACAGTGTGGAGTCTTGTTTTCGTGCCAAACCTTTCTTTTGGAATTGTGGCCAAAAAGCCAAGTTTGGTTTCATCAGTCCGTAGCACATCCTCCAACGGGGTTTTGGGGggatttcagatgtttattttggaagaAAATCCAAGCTGTACCAACCAGACAATCCTTCGCCTCCCTCCATCAAGTGTTGCTGTTTTCCATAtttagctctgttgatccatccgtTCCCTTAGCGCTCAGCGGTAATGACTTTGTCCGATTCTTCATAAGTAAAGTTGATtccattacaaataaaatcattggcatcctctcAAACacgattacctcatcctcagtaagtgaggcagcgttggaggaatctttagaacctgatcggtgtttgaactgtttagacatAGTGGAGGCTTCTGAGTTATTTCAAATCttctacttgtatgttagacccaatcccaaccaagatatttaaggaagtattccctttgattaatgcccccatTTTAGACTTAATTAATATATGCTAAATAAATGGATACGtgccacaggcttttaaagtagctgttattaaacctttacttaagcaACCGTCTCTCGATCAAGacgacttaataaattacagacctatatctaatgtttttttcctgtctaaaattcttgagaaagtagttgctaagtAATGagctatttgaagagtttcagtcaggcttcagagctcatcatggcactgaaacagctctggtgaaggtcaccagaAGGTCTGCcatatttatttctctgagcGATGTGGTCCAAGCTGAAGGACGACGGCGCTGCAAGTGAATAAGTTAAAATGGtcagttgttcattacaccgacCCCCAGAATTTACAAAAATGGCCAATCGAGGTAGAGTGGAACGCTTTGCGGCCTGGAGGGGGGCGGGTTGTAAAGtgtctcctttagatttaaagagacggcaccaaaacgagttgctgtCAGACGCAGCTCAGAACAGGGGGGAAACAGGGGGAACATGGAGGTAAATTAATGACAGATTCAGACCAAAGGATTGCTGGTCCACCTTATATAGACCGCGACTGAATGATTTCATTGCGaaaaggaggaactgaaaagcacgacatgtcccctttaattgATGATCATTTTACTTTAAGATCAATCTGTGTTATAAATATGGACTAAACTGAAGATATTTTATCTTTTGTCAGGTTTATGTCGCTTAAAGCTGCCATTTTAACCAGGTTGTGTCGACTTCTTATACCCGCCATATATTTGCGTACAGGAACGGCTCTGATAAGGTGCGGCGAGGCCCAGAAGCAGCTGGGAGAAGCCGAGAGGAAGTTTGCAGAATGCACCAACATTCACTTTCTCACACCTCTGAAGAGTTTCACAGAGGGGGAATATAGAGCCATCCAGGTAAAACCCACCCTTCATCCCTGGTATCTCCATTTTGCCGTCAGCCGTGTGGAGCGTTTAGGGTCTGATCCAGCTGTCTTGACGACGGTTTAACAGAACGAGCGTAAGATGTTGGTGAACAAGCGTTTGGACTTGGATATAGCCAAAGCCAGGCTGAGGAAAGCCCACGAAGCAGACCGAGAGGCCAGGGTGAGTTGCAGCAATGGTTTACCTTAAAGAGttgatgcttttcttttaattatacTGAAAGGAAAAATACGACCCGGTTTCCTCTGTCTCTCCTGTCCTGTTGTCAGATGCTGAATGCAAACCCGCTGGACGACGACTACCTGTCTCACGTTTCCTACATGTTCAGCTTCCTGCGTGTTAAATGGCTGAAGGTTGGATGGTTGCAGAAGAACCGCGAACATTTAAGAGAGACAAATTTGGTTACAGTTTGGCATTTGAATGAGTGGTTTGTCTATTTTCTCCAAACAGGTATGGGCTCAGGAAATCTCTCAGGTACAAACAACTGTATCTTTAAAGTGCACTCAGATTGTTTTGACACATGTCGACGCATTTTAAGTTGCGTAACTgcttaaaggaaaacaaagtcaGATCAATGAGAAACTTTAcagtgaagtaaaaaaaaaaaaaaaaatcatctatactccttgaagtatttttttttatagtttttaatgttactgAGGTAAACGATGATGATTTTGGAGGAGCTCCAGAattccacagctcaggtggaaccCATTCACCAATAGGTTGTGCGTTTCACACACCTGGCCTTTTTTGTGGAAACGTGGCATCAGGAAGCCATgggcaaataataaaaaaaataaaaaagtcataaGAAGCCCAATCTACATTTTGCTGTAAGTCATGGAGGACAGCAGAAACCTGGAAGAAGGTGCTCAGGTTTGGATGAGACCGAAATGTAACTTTTCCATCTACATACAGAATGCTATGTATGGTGAAAAGCTAACTGCTTGtcccctgaacacaccatctcaatggtgaaacatggtggcggcagcatcaggctgtgtGGATGCGTTTTTTTTCAACAGACAACagaaaagctggtcagagttgaggGTAGGACGGTACCAACAGTGCGACTATTTTCCCCTTCCAGCATGACAGAGACccaaaacatacagccagagctataaTCGAAAGCATATCCAtgtccagacttaaatctaaTTTAGAAAATGTCGCACGGTTTGACATTCCAGTGAAATATAGatctacaaaatatgattcCGGGTGGGGGCTAAATGCATATGCAGGCCTCTCTTTTCAAACATTTGCTCTAGAAAAGTGATGAAAACTATTTAACGATCTCCCTCCGCTTCACTTTTATGCACCTCTTGGTCTCGGCATATCACATAAAGTAAGACATAAACTTCTAATAAAATAGATGAAAGTTTGTGGTTATTACTTGACAAATTCTTGAAAAGACTAAATTAATTCCAGTGGTGCCAATACTTTTGGAATAGTGGGGCTTTACACGTCTTTTAAAGGTCGAGCAATGATGCAGTCGTAGCTGCTGGTGGCTGATAAAGAGTCTAAATGAAAGTATGACGTACATAAGAAAAaatgtgaattattttatttctaaaagaacCCAGTAGGTTCACTATTACATGAGATGGTACAACCTGAAATTACTCAGTCTGCACTGATCAGATGGGTCATTTCTAGATACTGTCATGGAACTAAAGCGATTGCTTGTGAGGTGTAACGCGGCAACTAATGGGTGGTGATTGTGTGAGTAGGCCGAGATGGAGCTGAGGATCTGTCAGAGTCTTTTCGATCGGCAGTCAGAGGTCACCAGACGGGCTGTGGAAGGACTCGCCGCCACTCACGTATGCTAACGCCAGTTCCGACCCGCACAGCACACATACGATCGTGTTTCTGCTAGATTGAGCACGTCTATTGGAGTGACAAATGTCGGCATCTCTTTCCTCAGACCGACCACATGCGGAGCCTGGCTGACTTTGTAGATGGCCAGGCGTCTTTCTTCGCACAGTGCAACCAACATGCTAAGGACCTGCAAACGCAGCTCGCCAGGTCTGCATGATGTTACTTTacaaccacagaagaagaagtttcATCGTGTAATAACGACTATAACTGTTGGagacttttttgtgtgttcagAAACATGAAACAAGACCTTTCCAGAACTAGATATGTAAAATATTGTGTAATCGATGTAATTCTGGCGTAATGTTTTCATGCCACTTAAACTTCTTAGTAAATTTCTTTAGACTTTATTTGTGGAAAGCCAAACAATTTTTGTCAGGTTCTATTAATCAAGTGATTATTGATTAATAGTATTATTCAAGGGGTTGGCTAGGTTTTCACTGGTTTACAGTCCAGTGCCTGACCGCTTCCAGAGGAATTAGTCTGTTTAGGTATTTTTgcttaaattaaaatctaaagaaatattCCTCAAGAGAAATATACCAGAGATTGCAGCAAGTTTCGGGATACATGAgattttttaactgaattagttttgtttttctctgagtcttTATTAAGTAATGGTTACTGTAAAAGAAATTCCAAATAATATTGAATTTGCAGTAGGATTAGATTCCCAAACTTTACCACAAAGATCAATTTGTGAGACATTCATGCGTCATCAGGCCTCATACAGAAAACTATGTTGTCTCATGGTTTCTCTAATCcccgtttttctccttttacttTTAGGATTCCCGCCGTCTTTTGCTCTAATAACTGGCAGTCGGCGGTCAATAACGAGCCTAACGGGCCATCAACAAGCAGCCATGCGGCCGGTGGGTCTGTTGGGTTGGATCAGGTCACTCCGCTTCCAAAAGTAGCTCGCCATCTCCCAGACTTTGACCAGGAGTCGTGGACGGTTACGGCTCCTCCTAAAGCCGGAGCGGTTTTTCCTTCAGCTCTCAACCCCGATCACAcgaacaacaacaataacaacaacaacaacaccttCTGCACTCCCGGCCAATCAGGCGCTCGGCAGTCGGCGGTTGAAAGCCCGGCATTTAAAGACCAAACGGTTGATCCTCTCTTTGCTTCCAACCAATCAGATGAGCTTCCATCACCCAGCAGGACGGAGCAGGCTGATTTTAGCTGGACTTGCGACGCAACTGCTTCGCTAACCAATGGTGCCGCTAGTTTAACAACAGCAGCCTCGCCTCCTTCTCCTCAAGCCGGCCCAAACCCAAATCAGACTCAAACGGCAGATCCAGGGGCTCCTGAAGCCACTGACATCACAGCATCCAGTGATGCGGTTCTTGGTTCCCTAACGACCAGTGAAACTCATGAGCAGCCAATCACCAATGGAGATGTCTAGTCAAGGCTGTGACACCATTCAACGTGTTTCACACGTGGTTCTGGCAATATCTGGAGCTGCTACTGATATCCTTCCCCGTAAACTGTATTTAGAAGCTAGTGTCCAGTAATATGTGTTGAATCTAGACAGATCAGTTATCCTTATGGGACTGTGCAGTAATCGTAAAAAGTGCAAAAAGCAATCCAAGCCAACCTGGCTGCGTGTGAAAATATAAAAGCTTCCCTACATACATAAGgcattaactgtgattaacgatgtttttttttttctatttcactCAACACACCTGTGCCTGATTACCGGCAGACCTGTAGCATCAAGACGCCACTTAAATAGAGCCTGTCTGGCAACATGAAGTAGACCAGTAGATCTCAGGAAGAAACACATCATGCCCTGATATAAAGCAATTCAAAAGCTGATGAAAGATAAAGTCATGGACATCTAACAGTCTGGAAAGGATCCCAAAgacatttctaaggctttgggactcaaGCGAAACAGAGCGAGAGCCTTTTATCCACGAACGGACGAAACATGGACCAGTTTTGATTCTTCCTTGAAGTGGCTCCAGGACCTGGACGACCTGCCGTACTCGATGGAACAGAAATCCCACTGGAGAATGTCCTGCCAGCGGTTGGTCACTTTAAGCACAATTTGGGTTATGCAGCAAGACAATGATCACGCCACCTCTGACAAGCTAGAGAAGGGTAAGAGAAGGTTTGTatcagtggcctagtcaaagtctatgCTTAGATTTAATGGAGATGCTGTGCCATGGCTATATAAGCAGACGCAAAGATCTTTTAATATGGCTTGATTAAAAcaattcagaaaaacaaaaatggcccCTGAGGTCTTCCACAATGATACTAAAGCCTCATTGCCAGTTATGACAATCGTTTCATGGCAGCCATGGTGGCACAACTAGTTAGGATTTAAGAGGAAATCACTCTTTCCCATGGGGCCAGGTTGGTTAGGATAACTTCTTTCCCCAAATAAATGGtatcatcattaaaaaaaaagttttttatttacgTCGGCTATCTTTTCCTGACCCTTCAAAGCCTGATAAATGTAAATTTGAGGAAacttcacatttaaaaatatatggatatatttttggttgattttaaaaagtaaataaataaaatgtcaggctttcaaattttctttgtatcGTAGTTGATATGTTAGAccaaaaaatcacattttcctcatgttttcatGAGGAAATCATTTTTGTATCAGGtgtgtaatatatatttatttgggtgtTGTAAACTGTAGTCTTCAaaaaatactgactttgttgATGAGGTAGAGGTCTTTACCTCATATTTGtatcaaaaattatacatttggaTTCCAGGGTTACTGTTAAATTCgttgatctaaaaaaaatagtttgacgaaaaaagaagaataaaaaaaaaaaacagaataaatcagcaaatgattttttttttatggaccAGTAAGAGGCTTTTCATTTCAGAGAGGAGTGGCTTGAAAGGCTCTTTTTGTGTCATAAAAGTGGGTTTCATCGATTATGTGATTTGACAAACAATAGAAAATTTTAtgatttattcatatttaacacTTTTGAGATATTGAGCCTCTCTTGCTCTAAGATATGTTTGCCCTTTGAACTTGATGTATTGCCAGAGAAAAATGCCTTTGTGTAGCAATATTTAATGGATATTATGTAAAAGTAGATGATTAGTGTAAAGTTGAAATTAAGTgattttaactttaacttaCCACCAAACGTATCAAGCGTTGTGCCAATTGTATATGTGTGTAAATGTAGTTGTGTGTAAGAGTTTTTCAACGCTGTGACACCTTTTAAAAGAGCTGCCTAAAGGTGTATGTCACTTTTCCCCCTCTTGACTATTGTGAGGTCATTTTCCATGTGAAATAGTCACTAGTGTTTATGTGGATTTTGTCTTTTGGAGCCCAAGAGGTGAAAATACTTTAGCCTGAACAGGACCTGTATGCTTCTTTAGTCACAGTCTGGCTTCTTTCTTCATTTACGTTGTCCAGCCGTTCCTTTTTACCCCTTCAACCATCCCAAAGCCCCCTTATGGCGAAACCAGTTTCCGTGCCCAGATGTTTTTGATTTTCTCTCGCTTTTCTGTGTTGTTAGGCCACATTTGGGACCCTAAatgggaaaacacaaacacactcatctAGCAATCGGACATACTGATGCAACCTCCTACCCAAAAAGCCAGGCTTTTTCTCCCCCACAATGCATAAATACATTTGAGCctaaatagttaaaaaaaaaaaaaattctaatttctGCTTGTTTCAAATTTATGATTTAATTGCTTTGAGGCTCTGATGTCAGCAGCAGCTCGGAGCTCGACTGGTACCCGCTAAAGACGAAGAAACACAACCTGCGGTGATGTCATGCCACACCAAATCAAGTGTGGAAGTGATCTGTCTTCACCACCGACGCCGTTTCTGGGAACCGCTTGTTAAAATCCAGTCGTACCGCTTTGGTTCGCATAGCACACTAATGAGGTCTGTTTTTGAGTACGACAAGCGCTGGCGTTAACATGCAGAAACACCTAAATactatccaaaaaaaaaatgcggtGTTTGTTTTTCCCTGATTTCTGGCTCCTTTTGCCGTCCGCACAGATTGACTCGATCAGACGCAGAATGTGTGGCAGCGGCCCTTCGTGAGCCTCTTGGCGCAGTAACACCATCGCTGCTTACATCACGCCGCTGAATAAGCTTTTAGGGGCCCAAAATGTCCAGCCCCCGCTTGAAGTCAATCAGAGCAATGCCACTTTTTCTCCAGTGACTCATTAAACCAGAATAGACGCTCCTCAATCTGTCCACTGCTGGGTGTATTTCCGCTGCCCTGACACAACAGGTCCCTatcgcacttttttttttttttttcatgcttccGTAATGTAACCCTTTCCATCAGCAAATGTCAGAGTCAGACTTTGGTGTGGTCTCACAACGTGTTGGAAAAAAGGAGACTAAGAGGATAACGTGGTTTCCTCATCTTGTGAATGAGCAGGTCTTTAGATCAGACAAAGGAAATTATTTAAACGTTTATATTCCAGCtttcttcttccattttttGCTAAACAAGACCCATAGTTCTGCAGGCTGACACGATTCAATTTAGTGAACTAACTCAATTCCTGCATGCCCGTATGTGGCGTATTTGAAATTTCTTTCTGtaattttgtcatgttacaaccagaACATgagtattttattgggatgtcATGCGACACGCAGACTCAAAGTAACACacattgtgaaatggaaggaaaatgatgtgcaatttgtcacatttttgGCAAAAACGAACccgaaaacttttttttttttttttttttttgcagcctcttaCAAGTTTTGTTCCAGGACTTCTCCTGAATTTAGTTTTAGCAATCTTTCCATCACCGCTGTCCTGCAGCCCTGTTCATACTGACTATaagtatccccacagcatgattctgccacctcCGTGTTTCATAGTGCTGTGTTCAGAGCTTTGTGTTGAGTAAATTTCACTTGAAGGTCAATGAGTTACCTTTTCATTCAATATGTCAACAGCACGTTCTTCCACATGTTAGTTTCTGTCCCCTAAATAAGTTTCAACAACCTTTAAATCAAACTTTGAATGGTTTTCTTCTTGATAGTTTACCATAAATGCCTGgtttgtacagtttttttttttttttttttactaattgtgctgggtttttgaaaaaaaataaatacacaccaCCCTTTTCaggttttgatttgttgaagtCTTTTGGCAAACATGTATCCAATGtgtttcacaattatgcactgcaAAGTGTTGGTTGATCACAATAAAATCCCCAAAATGGATTAACATTAATGGGATATGAATGCTTTTGCCAGTTACTCTAGGTCTAGGTTGGTAAAAAGGGGAAAGGGCGCTATATTAATTTACAGACCATGAAAATTTCATGACGGTCTCGACTAAAAGCCAAACTCTATATTTCTGGAGCTGAATAAAATGTAACTAATCATCTGGAAGTAGTGGACcatctttattttgaagcaatTTGTTCAAAACCACTCAAAAGTGGGTAGACAGAGTTAACTAATGTCCTTCTCATTGCAAGGGAAATGCGCATGTTTGAAGGCCATTCTTTCATTATTGGATTGATCGGTCAGTTGCTTTTATTGCATTTGTGCCATTTTATCTAGAGGCACTCCTAAACTAGAACATTGAGATTCTAGATGTTcttccttaaaaaaaagtattttttttctgcacatatCAGTTTTAGTAATGGTTTCAGTTGTCTGGAGATACGTTTTTAATTCATTGATCTTTAgccattttatatattttctgacTTGTTATGACTTAGCATGTTGTTttcatattaaaaataacacaaatagaataaaaaaatctttgataCAGACTAATCGATTTAGTCTTGTCTGTGTTCACAAATACATTCCTTGCtggtactttaaaaaaaaaaatctaactacaTTTGAAGTGTGTCAACCTGACTTGTTTCCTCATGACTACATCACTCTATCTGTATTTCTTTATGCCCTTAAATATTGTACTTGGTAGAAAgacatttgaatttaaagacaacacttaaaaaaaaaagtattttaaatttaaagcatTCACCCAGCTATTTCAATATTTCTACACCGATATCTACCGATATCTTTAAGGGCTAAAATATTCCACACCTTTATCTATATATCATGACGAAGATAAGCCTGCCTTCAATTCAGTTAATCTAGATAGCgagaatttaaaacaaatattgtctCAAGACTTCCCAAAAAACTTTGACTAGCGAGCTATTGACTCGCAGAAATCTCTCCTGCACAAGACGGCGATTGCAAATGCTGAATATGTTTccaaatatttgaaaatgtgaaatagaaactgatttaaagaggCTCTCAGGAAGCCCACAGCTACACTAAGAGCTGCTGAGGTTTCCAACAATGACCGATTGGGTTCGTCGTGTGCCGACATTCTCCTGTGTTCGCCAAATAACTAGATTAAGTAGTATGGTTGAAAGACAGAAGGCAAAAACTGTCTAGTTAAAAGCACCCGTGGGTTACAAAACgtatcttttaaaaataaagctacatttcttgtgacattttttacttttatctgcTGAAAAATATTCTAAACATGCAAGACTTTCATGCAACAATGTAGTCAAATTGTTGTAGAAGAAGAAACTAAATCATTGTggattcaaaacaaaaaaagggtttCACATGGTCACCTTTGTTAAAAGACAGgtatttcatttccttttttttcaatcaattatttttagttttaagcTAAAGAAGCTTTTGGTCCGTTCTTAGCCACAAGAAAGGGCACGGGTCGGGGCTCAAAGAAGTGAATCTGGCTAAAGAGAAAATCATTATAACACTCCCACTACTTATTCAAGTGAACGCAAAAGGCTAAATGAATGCGAACGTCTGTATATTTTTCAGTTGGGCTCCCATTGAGCCATGCctttctctgctttgttttaattgtgacagctatatcttaatcattaAGTCAAGAACTGAGTCATTTGAACAAAATTAGACCTTACTTGCTCCACCTTTCATCTGTAGGCCGTGTTTTAACAGTATCTTTAGTGTTTCCATCCCTCCCCGTCCTACACACTGAGGACAAACAGGGAAACAC
This Fundulus heteroclitus isolate FHET01 chromosome 19, MU-UCD_Fhet_4.1, whole genome shotgun sequence DNA region includes the following protein-coding sequences:
- the LOC105935381 gene encoding endophilin-B2 codes for the protein MDLTRLAVDAGQLINRAVQYTGESLGQAGKTELDPGLEELLARADATKSWTDSIVSQTEALLQPSLGARLEDRLYEHLEWSAPPRPRANELLGDQMTQAGLEIGSNTPYGTALIRCGEAQKQLGEAERKFAECTNIHFLTPLKSFTEGEYRAIQNERKMLVNKRLDLDIAKARLRKAHEADREARMLNANPLDDDYLSHVSYMFSFLRVKWLKVWAQEISQAEMELRICQSLFDRQSEVTRRAVEGLAATHTDHMRSLADFVDGQASFFAQCNQHAKDLQTQLARIPAVFCSNNWQSAVNNEPNGPSTSSHAAGGSVGLDQVTPLPKVARHLPDFDQESWTVTAPPKAGAVFPSALNPDHTNNNNNNNNNTFCTPGQSGARQSAVESPAFKDQTVDPLFASNQSDELPSPSRTEQADFSWTCDATASLTNGAASLTTAASPPSPQAGPNPNQTQTADPGAPEATDITASSDAVLGSLTTSETHEQPITNGDV